A genomic window from Silene latifolia isolate original U9 population chromosome 11, ASM4854445v1, whole genome shotgun sequence includes:
- the LOC141612746 gene encoding vacuolar iron transporter homolog 4-like translates to MASDLSNHIRSPSLNRITPTTMDLEMAEPEHKPEPEGPDYLKRAQWLRAAVLGANDGLLSIASLMVGIGAVRPDAKIMVLTGLAGLFGGACSMAMGEFVSVYSQYDTELAQLLRDERAQPGPPGSLDERKRELPSPFRAAAASALAFAVGAAVPLLAGAFIKEYKVRLAVVVAMVSVALFGFGWLGAVLGRASPLKSSVRILIGGWLAMGITFGLTKLVGTTGI, encoded by the coding sequence ATGGCGTCTGATCTTTCTAACCATATTAGATCGCCGTCTCTGAACAGAATCACTCCCACTACCATGGACCTCGAGATGGCCGAGCCCGAACATAAGCCCGAACCTGAGGGCCCGGATTACTTGAAGCGGGCCCAATGGCTCCGAGCAGCAGTGCTCGGGGCCAACGACGGGCTTCTGTCTATCGCCTCACTCATGGTAGGCATTGGGGCGGTCCGGCCCGACGCCAAGATCATGGTCTTGACCGGGCTGGCAGGCCTTTTCGGCGGGGCGTGCAGTATGGCGATGGGAGAGTTCGTGTCTGTTTACTCCCAGTATGACACTGAGCTGGCTCAGCTCCTCCGCGATGAACGGGCCCAGCCCGGCCCACCGGGCTCTTTGGATGAGAGGAAAAGGGAGCTTCCGAGCCCGTTCCGGGCCGCAGCGGCCTCCGCCCTGGCGTTTGCTGTTGGGGCGGCGGTCCCTCTGCTGGCTGGAGCGTTTATTAAGGAGTATAAGGTGAGgttggcggtggtggtggcgatggtgaGCGTGGCGTTGTTCGGTTTTGGGTGGCTTGGGGCCGTGTTAGGGCGGGCCTCGCCGTTGAAATCGTCGGTGAGGATACTAATAGGAGGGTGGTTGGCCATGGGAATTACCTTTGGGTTAACAAAGTTGGTTGGTACAACTGGGATATAG